One window of Chloroflexus aggregans DSM 9485 genomic DNA carries:
- a CDS encoding ATP-binding protein — MRRLIGELRTQLKYQIIGPFLILAIVVAVVGLSIVAFFIARQQQDRFDNELAAATRTVSDAFLAQEQANLDFLREVAFAQRNDSIGAPAVAEAFRTNDVAGLRIALEPFFLQGTRRSDVRLDRLIAFGRDGRTIADFERPPQASDTYITHDSFDLSGAWFTPKVLNGESDSRGDKYAGLIQFSNTQTLYLATIAPVRVDTEVVGGLIVAIRLDGLLNTIVQQARLDGIVIYDQNGKVITGTFGNITPTLTLNADQVARIKANPDPFGQTLFTVQIVNGTEYQFAYVPFTIRGSRVGILATARAREEVLTTWADISPVLLMITLGLGAGIAILGLWVARRITRPLEELTNTANAIVNGDLQRRVQLSTATQNEIGVLAQNFNRMTEYLIKLLAQVRAEAGQRAAIVESITDGIIFTDIHGEIRSINRATRRLLGLDDDDPIPRRLSDLPLQPLQEGIPGFGDQRAQDLFALGDAFIRLSVAPVKEENGTLLGYVAVLQDLTEEVMVDRAKTNFIGTISHELRTPLTVIRGNADLLLRGLAGPLDEEQKSFVESIRLHANNMTNLISNVITIANLDSGSLKSNLEPIEVRRPIEDAVWQVQSQIKAKGLQLEIAIPKKLPTVLADVDHVRTIMIQLLDNARRYTNAGTITIRAIPQPDMMRIEVSDTGRGIPPHMHEQIFERFIRGEGTSEGINSSERGIGLGLAIAKQLVERLGGTIGVESTPGQGSTFFFTLRYADDSASPEKPATRVESAA; from the coding sequence ATGCGACGGCTGATCGGCGAGTTGCGCACACAACTCAAGTATCAGATTATCGGCCCCTTCCTTATCCTTGCGATCGTAGTCGCAGTGGTAGGGCTGTCGATCGTCGCGTTTTTTATCGCCCGTCAGCAACAAGATCGCTTTGACAATGAGTTGGCTGCCGCCACTCGTACCGTTAGCGATGCATTTCTTGCCCAAGAACAAGCCAATCTTGATTTTTTACGCGAAGTTGCTTTTGCTCAACGCAACGATAGTATCGGTGCGCCGGCAGTCGCTGAGGCGTTTCGCACGAATGACGTCGCCGGCTTGCGGATCGCGCTTGAACCATTCTTCCTACAAGGTACACGTCGGAGCGATGTCCGCCTTGACCGACTGATTGCCTTTGGCCGTGATGGTCGCACTATCGCCGATTTCGAGCGACCGCCGCAGGCTTCTGATACCTATATCACCCACGATTCGTTCGATCTGAGTGGTGCGTGGTTTACACCAAAAGTGCTCAACGGCGAGTCCGATTCGCGCGGTGATAAATACGCCGGTTTGATCCAGTTCAGTAATACCCAAACGCTCTACCTTGCCACGATTGCTCCTGTTCGGGTCGATACCGAAGTGGTGGGCGGTTTAATCGTCGCGATCCGGCTTGATGGATTACTCAATACGATTGTGCAGCAAGCTCGTCTTGATGGCATAGTTATCTACGACCAAAACGGTAAGGTTATTACCGGCACTTTCGGAAATATCACACCAACACTCACCCTAAACGCCGATCAGGTGGCTCGCATTAAGGCTAATCCCGATCCGTTTGGACAGACTCTCTTTACCGTTCAAATCGTTAATGGTACCGAGTATCAATTTGCCTATGTCCCGTTCACTATTCGTGGTAGTCGCGTTGGTATCCTCGCAACTGCCCGCGCACGTGAAGAGGTCCTGACGACGTGGGCAGATATTAGCCCGGTGCTGCTCATGATCACCCTGGGTCTCGGCGCCGGGATTGCTATCCTCGGTCTATGGGTGGCTAGACGCATTACCCGACCCCTAGAAGAGTTGACCAATACCGCAAATGCTATCGTGAACGGTGATCTCCAGCGGCGGGTTCAGTTAAGTACGGCTACGCAAAATGAGATCGGCGTGTTAGCCCAGAATTTTAATCGCATGACCGAATATCTGATCAAGCTGCTGGCCCAAGTCCGCGCCGAAGCCGGTCAGCGTGCGGCCATTGTTGAGAGTATTACCGACGGTATCATCTTTACCGACATTCATGGCGAGATTCGGTCAATTAATCGTGCTACACGTCGTTTGCTAGGGTTGGACGACGACGATCCCATTCCCAGACGGCTGAGCGATCTGCCGTTACAACCGCTGCAAGAAGGTATCCCCGGTTTTGGTGATCAACGAGCGCAAGATCTCTTTGCGCTCGGTGATGCATTTATTCGCCTCTCGGTTGCTCCGGTGAAGGAAGAAAACGGTACGTTGCTCGGTTACGTGGCCGTCTTACAGGATCTCACAGAGGAGGTGATGGTCGACCGAGCAAAGACGAACTTTATCGGTACAATTTCGCATGAGTTGCGCACGCCTTTGACGGTGATTCGCGGTAATGCCGATCTGCTGCTGCGAGGGCTGGCCGGTCCACTCGATGAAGAGCAAAAGAGCTTTGTCGAGTCTATCCGGTTACATGCGAATAATATGACTAACTTGATTAGTAATGTTATTACCATTGCTAATCTCGACTCTGGTTCGCTCAAATCCAATTTAGAACCAATCGAAGTGCGACGCCCGATCGAAGATGCGGTTTGGCAAGTGCAATCACAGATCAAGGCGAAAGGATTGCAGCTCGAAATCGCTATTCCCAAGAAGCTACCTACGGTACTGGCCGATGTCGATCATGTGCGAACGATTATGATCCAATTGCTCGATAATGCACGTCGCTACACAAATGCCGGTACCATTACGATTCGTGCCATTCCGCAACCTGATATGATGCGGATCGAAGTGAGCGATACGGGTCGTGGCATTCCGCCCCATATGCACGAACAGATCTTTGAGCGCTTTATTCGCGGTGAAGGTACCAGTGAAGGGATTAACTCGAGCGAACGTGGAATCGGGCTTGGCTTAGCGATCGCTAAGCAGCTCGTCGAACGCTTAGGTGGCACGATTGGAGTAGAGAGCACGCCGGGACAGGGCAGTACATTTTTCTTTACCTTGCGATACGCCGATGATTCCGCCAGTCCTGAAAAACCGGCAACCCGCGTGGAATCGGCTGCTTGA
- a CDS encoding C40 family peptidase, whose product MIELQHDQSGDLLPLELQRLRQRAVHHRSRHRQRSRPFATIVAFVRTSLDLQQRLNRLPSRYLFHAVIALFLPVALLLGQLPLRPVKPIPVQPTAAPVAPDGDVPLIMLGPINLDQTRTGEVVGDPPLSADESLPVPLTILSRSEINAPLIVPATVTADVAKVRNGPGLAYDDIARLNGGTTIEVVGRHNEWLQFRTTDDPTLRWIAAELVDLPEAIFYNLKPVDESTIPPPPPPKVAIVREDGLNLRDGPGTNYVSMKRLTAGEELNLVEQYNGWFLIETGGIYGWVTSEFLNIAPGVIERVPVASSIPDPNPPLVGSVLENSVNLRKGPGSAYERIGSINAGADVKLLARHKDWYRVELSNGTRAWIYSELLGVTPMAARRVPYTNDIPPLPNRARLANSGPVNIPASGDVASYAVQFVGYRYVWGGASPRTGFDCSGLTWYVYRQFGVNLPRTAASQFNSRYGAVIGNLNNLAPGDLMFFANTGGGRGITHVAIYIGGGQMVHAMTPAYGVQISSIWGAYWTSRFVGAIRPYR is encoded by the coding sequence ATGATTGAGCTGCAACACGATCAATCTGGTGATCTACTACCCCTTGAATTACAACGCTTACGTCAACGCGCTGTTCACCATCGGAGTAGACACCGACAACGCTCGCGACCGTTTGCTACAATCGTCGCCTTTGTCCGTACCTCCTTAGATCTCCAACAACGACTGAACCGACTTCCTTCCCGCTATCTTTTCCATGCGGTAATTGCCCTCTTTCTACCGGTCGCTCTCCTGTTAGGGCAATTGCCCCTCCGCCCGGTGAAGCCTATCCCCGTCCAACCCACCGCTGCACCTGTGGCCCCCGACGGAGACGTTCCGCTCATCATGCTCGGCCCGATTAACCTCGACCAAACGCGCACCGGTGAGGTAGTCGGCGATCCACCCCTTTCTGCCGATGAGTCGTTACCGGTACCACTCACAATCCTCTCGCGCAGTGAAATCAACGCTCCGCTCATTGTGCCGGCCACCGTTACCGCCGACGTAGCCAAAGTGCGTAATGGTCCCGGTCTTGCCTACGACGACATCGCCCGACTGAATGGTGGTACCACCATTGAAGTTGTTGGTCGGCATAACGAGTGGCTCCAGTTCCGTACTACCGACGATCCTACTTTGCGCTGGATCGCCGCTGAGCTGGTCGATTTGCCGGAAGCGATCTTCTACAACCTCAAACCGGTAGACGAATCCACTATTCCCCCTCCACCCCCACCCAAGGTGGCAATCGTGCGTGAAGACGGCCTTAATCTGCGTGATGGCCCCGGCACGAATTATGTCAGTATGAAACGGTTGACTGCCGGTGAAGAGTTGAACCTGGTCGAACAGTATAACGGCTGGTTCCTTATCGAGACCGGTGGTATCTACGGATGGGTAACCTCTGAGTTTCTCAACATCGCTCCCGGTGTGATCGAACGAGTGCCGGTCGCGTCATCGATCCCCGATCCGAACCCACCGCTTGTCGGGTCTGTGCTCGAAAACTCGGTTAATCTCCGCAAAGGTCCCGGTTCTGCATACGAACGGATTGGCTCGATCAATGCCGGCGCTGACGTGAAGCTGCTGGCTCGCCACAAAGATTGGTACCGCGTCGAGCTAAGCAATGGGACGCGAGCATGGATCTATTCGGAGTTGTTGGGTGTGACACCGATGGCCGCTCGCCGCGTGCCCTATACGAATGATATCCCACCCCTTCCCAACCGTGCTCGCCTGGCTAATAGCGGTCCGGTGAATATTCCGGCCAGCGGTGATGTCGCCAGCTATGCCGTGCAGTTTGTCGGGTATCGCTATGTCTGGGGCGGCGCTAGTCCACGTACCGGTTTCGATTGTAGTGGCCTCACGTGGTACGTTTATCGCCAGTTTGGCGTTAATCTACCGCGTACCGCTGCCTCCCAGTTCAACTCTCGATACGGTGCTGTGATTGGTAATCTCAATAATCTGGCTCCCGGTGACCTGATGTTCTTCGCCAATACCGGCGGTGGCCGAGGGATTACCCACGTCGCGATCTATATCGGCGGTGGTCAAATGGTGCATGCGATGACGCCTGCCTACGGTGTCCAAATCTCAAGTATTTGGGGTGCGTATTGGACCAGCCGTTTTGTGGGTGCGATTCGACCGTATCGCTAA
- a CDS encoding translation initiation factor eIF-2B, with the protein MDPFIARSVAAIAADTVSGAVEIAKKCAEVLARAVRSRPMSNRVDVQHEVLTVGRALMRSHPTVAPLVNLVNSLLWRLEEAGDSESAIRLVDETTNDFRRRLHVHEAAIAETTLRLIGEEARILTIGRSTTVRAALRHAHRAGRRPRVICTESRPLGEGRMLAGELAASGIHTTLIADASAATQVAQCNLVLVGADLISSDGLINRVGTYPLALAAQAAGVPIYTLCSSEKLLPLGYRLPTQSIQSINQLWTEAPPGITVHTAYCDRTPLDLLTGIISERGIAPPVGIEAWLAATHLHPLLRNGLDEPHS; encoded by the coding sequence ATGGATCCATTTATCGCCCGGTCCGTTGCCGCGATTGCGGCCGATACGGTCTCAGGCGCGGTAGAGATTGCTAAGAAATGCGCCGAGGTGTTGGCCCGCGCTGTCCGCAGTCGGCCGATGAGCAATCGCGTCGATGTACAACACGAGGTGCTGACCGTCGGGCGGGCATTGATGCGTAGCCATCCGACGGTGGCACCGCTGGTGAATCTCGTCAACAGTTTACTCTGGCGACTTGAAGAGGCGGGAGATAGTGAAAGCGCAATCCGGCTGGTTGATGAGACGACCAACGATTTTCGCCGTCGCTTGCACGTACACGAAGCAGCCATCGCGGAAACGACGCTACGGTTAATCGGTGAAGAAGCGCGGATTTTGACCATCGGGCGTAGCACGACGGTTCGCGCTGCTTTGCGCCATGCCCACCGCGCCGGACGACGACCACGCGTGATTTGCACCGAGAGCCGCCCACTCGGAGAAGGGCGTATGCTGGCCGGCGAACTGGCCGCCAGTGGCATTCATACGACGTTAATTGCCGATGCCTCAGCAGCGACGCAAGTTGCACAATGCAATCTCGTTCTGGTCGGCGCGGATCTCATTAGTAGCGATGGGCTGATCAATCGCGTCGGTACCTATCCTCTGGCACTGGCCGCACAAGCTGCCGGTGTCCCCATCTATACGCTATGTTCGAGCGAAAAGCTATTACCATTGGGGTATCGTTTACCGACTCAATCAATCCAGTCGATCAATCAGTTGTGGACCGAAGCACCACCAGGCATTACCGTACATACCGCGTACTGCGACCGCACGCCGCTCGACCTTCTCACCGGTATTATTTCCGAACGGGGGATTGCACCGCCGGTTGGGATAGAGGCGTGGTTGGCGGCAACGCATCTCCATCCGTTGCTTCGCAACGGTCTGGATGAGCCTCACTCGTGA
- a CDS encoding carbohydrate kinase family protein — protein MDVDTRRVVTTLGDINVDLGFMLPHFPREGDDNPATTVHWGGGGSGLNMAVAVGRLGATPYVIGRVGNDLAGSFVLQTARAHGVQVSAVQVDPVAATGLCGIVVTPNGQRSFMSFRGANVYCDASTVTSSLIRSSRILLVGAHALLDDPQRSAALQAMELAIEQGCAIALDLCLPAVRMVRRLIVRLLPQLWLLTMNEDELRALLPGQSTSQALDSLIGSGVRHVAIKRGAQGCSVASADGGRLDVLPPAVSVVDTTACGDAFSAAYAWALAHGLDLSESATIANLMGALTATRHGAVEAIPKSDDIRSRLSTAICERLWPVNG, from the coding sequence ATGGATGTGGATACGCGGCGAGTGGTAACGACCCTGGGCGACATCAATGTCGATCTCGGTTTTATGTTGCCGCACTTTCCCCGCGAAGGTGATGACAACCCGGCCACGACGGTACATTGGGGTGGAGGTGGCTCTGGATTAAATATGGCCGTTGCCGTGGGCCGGTTAGGGGCGACCCCATATGTAATCGGTCGGGTTGGGAATGATCTCGCCGGATCATTTGTGTTGCAAACTGCGCGTGCACATGGAGTACAGGTGAGTGCGGTGCAGGTCGATCCGGTTGCAGCAACCGGCCTGTGCGGAATTGTTGTCACCCCGAATGGTCAGCGAAGTTTTATGAGTTTTCGGGGGGCAAATGTCTATTGTGATGCTTCGACGGTCACATCTTCCCTTATCCGGTCGAGTCGGATCTTATTGGTAGGGGCCCATGCACTACTTGATGATCCGCAGCGATCGGCTGCATTGCAAGCGATGGAGCTAGCGATTGAGCAGGGATGTGCGATTGCGCTTGATCTCTGCTTGCCGGCAGTGCGGATGGTACGACGCTTGATCGTGCGACTTCTACCGCAGTTGTGGTTACTCACGATGAATGAAGATGAGTTACGGGCACTGTTGCCGGGGCAAAGCACATCTCAGGCACTCGATAGCCTGATCGGATCAGGTGTGCGCCATGTGGCGATCAAGCGAGGCGCACAGGGGTGTAGTGTTGCCAGTGCTGATGGTGGGCGGCTCGATGTGTTACCGCCGGCGGTTAGCGTAGTGGATACAACAGCCTGCGGTGATGCGTTCAGCGCCGCCTACGCTTGGGCATTGGCGCACGGGCTTGATCTCTCGGAGAGTGCTACCATTGCCAATCTGATGGGGGCATTAACGGCAACACGCCACGGGGCGGTTGAAGCCATTCCTAAAAGTGACGACATTCGGAGTCGGCTAAGTACGGCGATCTGCGAACGACTTTGGCCGGTTAATGGATGA
- a CDS encoding MBL fold metallo-hydrolase: protein MQVRFLGTGTSMGVPVIGCNCPICTSSDPRHHRLRTSALVRSHGLTIVIDAGPDFRLQALAAGLCRIDAVLLTHAHFDHVAGLDDLRPFCLRQGTVPIYGSPQTLADVRRRFAYAFDESSSGSSRPAITLHPVEAPFQLGALTIVPIAIPHGTWTITAYRIGPLGYVTDASAVPPDAVATLRGVQVLVLNALRVEPHPTHLSIAEAAEVAVAVGAPRTFLVHMTHTVDYRADYGLPPEVTFAYDGLEVEIESPSSCP, encoded by the coding sequence ATGCAGGTACGTTTTCTCGGCACCGGTACCTCGATGGGCGTTCCCGTTATCGGCTGCAATTGCCCGATCTGCACCTCATCCGATCCACGTCACCACCGTTTGCGGACTTCGGCGCTTGTTCGTAGTCATGGTCTCACCATTGTAATTGACGCCGGACCAGACTTTCGGTTGCAGGCACTTGCTGCCGGGTTATGTCGGATCGATGCAGTCCTGCTTACCCATGCCCATTTTGATCATGTGGCCGGTCTCGATGATTTACGGCCGTTTTGTCTACGCCAAGGAACGGTGCCGATCTACGGTAGCCCGCAAACACTCGCCGATGTGCGTCGACGTTTCGCCTACGCATTTGATGAGAGTTCGTCGGGTTCGTCACGCCCGGCAATTACGCTACATCCGGTTGAAGCGCCATTCCAGCTTGGCGCGCTGACCATCGTACCGATCGCAATTCCTCACGGCACGTGGACGATTACCGCCTACCGCATTGGCCCATTAGGGTATGTTACCGATGCGAGTGCAGTACCACCGGATGCGGTCGCTACCCTACGAGGGGTGCAAGTGTTGGTACTAAATGCCTTGCGTGTTGAACCACACCCAACCCATCTCTCGATTGCCGAAGCGGCCGAAGTGGCAGTAGCCGTAGGCGCACCTCGTACCTTTCTCGTTCACATGACCCATACCGTCGATTATCGGGCTGACTACGGGTTACCGCCTGAGGTGACATTTGCCTACGATGGCCTTGAGGTCGAAATCGAATCACCGTCGAGTTGCCCATGA
- a CDS encoding glycosyltransferase family 4 protein, with translation MIRFAIDARLNAYRQGGIAHYTQSLVRAMVPLLADEEELLVLEHVRAHMPLVNGLRRSRLLTPPHHRFEQLSLPVEVWLRRPMLLHSPDFIPPLVHSWRTVITIHDLAFLYFPEILDRAARRYYSRIYQAVAGADAIIAVSQATRDDIVERLGVPPERVSVIYEAADDDFRPLTIPAGTTRIIDGQTLIADTFLLFVSTIEPRKNIPTVLQALRICCDRRPSAGYRLVLAGARGWLDEPILAQIGELGLSDRVIRIGFVGREDLRWLYAACRIYLNPSRYEGFGLPALEALACGAPAIVSDTSSLPEVVGDAAWLAPPLDPLTWADLIEQLWHDEAARSDLSRRGPRQAARFSWQTTAQQTLALYRRCIRHHE, from the coding sequence ATGATCCGTTTTGCCATCGATGCCCGTCTCAATGCGTACCGGCAGGGTGGAATTGCTCATTACACGCAGAGCCTCGTGCGAGCTATGGTGCCACTGCTGGCCGATGAGGAAGAGCTGCTCGTCCTTGAACACGTCCGTGCGCATATGCCACTGGTAAATGGTCTGCGGCGTAGTCGATTGCTCACGCCGCCCCACCATCGGTTTGAGCAACTCAGTTTGCCGGTAGAAGTGTGGCTACGCCGACCGATGCTCTTGCATAGTCCCGATTTTATACCGCCGCTCGTACATTCATGGCGGACGGTCATCACGATCCACGATCTGGCGTTTCTCTATTTTCCCGAGATCCTCGACCGTGCTGCTCGGCGGTATTATAGCCGTATCTATCAGGCAGTAGCCGGCGCCGATGCGATTATTGCGGTATCACAGGCGACTCGTGATGATATTGTCGAACGACTAGGCGTGCCACCGGAGCGAGTGTCGGTCATTTATGAGGCAGCCGATGATGATTTTCGACCTTTGACCATACCCGCCGGTACGACCCGCATCATCGACGGTCAGACGTTGATCGCCGACACGTTTCTGCTCTTCGTCAGTACCATCGAGCCGCGAAAAAACATTCCCACCGTGCTGCAAGCGTTACGGATCTGTTGCGATCGGCGCCCATCGGCGGGCTACCGGCTGGTTTTGGCCGGTGCGCGTGGTTGGCTTGATGAACCGATTTTGGCGCAGATCGGTGAGTTAGGTTTGAGTGATCGGGTAATCCGCATCGGCTTCGTGGGCAGGGAGGATCTACGCTGGCTGTATGCTGCTTGTCGAATCTATCTCAATCCATCGCGATACGAAGGATTTGGCTTGCCGGCGCTCGAGGCGTTGGCCTGCGGAGCGCCGGCCATTGTGTCTGACACCAGCAGTCTACCGGAGGTCGTCGGTGATGCAGCATGGTTAGCGCCACCACTCGATCCCTTGACGTGGGCCGATCTCATCGAGCAGCTCTGGCACGATGAGGCAGCACGGTCCGACCTCAGCCGGCGAGGTCCGCGACAGGCAGCCCGTTTCTCGTGGCAGACAACCGCGCAACAGACCCTAGCACTCTACCGGCGATGTATTAGGCATCACGAGTGA
- a CDS encoding BtpA/SgcQ family protein, with translation MPPLWKEQLDRLRLRDLREIFRTAKPVIGMVHCWPLPGAPGYTGYGMQTIIDHAIRDAEALAEGGCDGLIVENMWDIPFRAGPHVQPESIAAQAVVAYAVRQAVPELPLGLNLVHNGGVALLGMAIAAGASFIRVCMFTGAGVWDAGSWDEGCAADLMRRRKELHAESIKIFADVDKKHSVRFPGIDLATHIEWTRFFGADALIISGRMTGDAPDLAKVEQARSLAGDTPILLGSGTNEQNIAAFMRIADGVIVGSSIKQDGEITNPVDVNRVRRFVMAARSAD, from the coding sequence ATGCCGCCGCTTTGGAAAGAACAGCTCGACCGGTTGCGTCTGCGCGATTTACGCGAGATCTTTCGTACCGCAAAACCGGTGATCGGGATGGTACACTGTTGGCCGTTACCCGGCGCACCTGGTTACACCGGTTATGGCATGCAGACGATTATCGACCATGCGATTCGCGATGCCGAAGCCTTGGCTGAAGGTGGCTGCGATGGTCTGATCGTCGAAAATATGTGGGATATTCCCTTCCGCGCCGGCCCTCACGTGCAACCCGAAAGTATTGCTGCCCAGGCTGTAGTGGCGTATGCCGTTCGGCAGGCAGTGCCAGAGTTACCGCTAGGGCTTAATCTGGTGCATAATGGCGGCGTTGCGCTTTTGGGGATGGCCATTGCAGCCGGTGCTAGCTTCATTCGCGTTTGTATGTTCACCGGTGCCGGGGTATGGGATGCCGGAAGTTGGGATGAAGGTTGTGCAGCCGATCTGATGCGTCGTCGCAAGGAGTTACACGCCGAATCGATCAAGATCTTTGCCGATGTTGATAAAAAACATTCAGTGCGCTTTCCCGGCATCGATCTGGCGACACATATCGAATGGACGCGCTTTTTTGGCGCTGATGCGCTGATCATTTCTGGCCGGATGACCGGCGATGCGCCCGATTTAGCGAAAGTTGAGCAAGCACGGTCGCTAGCCGGCGATACGCCGATCTTACTCGGTAGCGGTACGAATGAGCAGAACATTGCCGCCTTTATGCGCATTGCCGATGGCGTGATTGTGGGGAGTAGTATTAAACAAGATGGCGAAATTACAAATCCCGTTGATGTCAATCGGGTGCGACGATTTGTGATGGCAGCCCGGAGCGCTGATTAG
- a CDS encoding hybrid sensor histidine kinase/response regulator, whose amino-acid sequence MEEILVIDDSEQVGRMLASSVLPELGYRATIALTGKSGLDRLRARQPDLILLDLQLPDMNGLDFLRILTQEGIDVPVILMTAHGSEMIAVEAFRLGARNYLIKPFSDAEAREVIDQALRERRLQRERDRLLSLLQQRVQELTVLTRVGKSVTTLMDQRQLLDRIVEAAVYVTQAEEGILFERAAQEDRLLLRAWRNLAVQPPDNLHLNTALAGQVVRSGKALRLSSAVTGEPITIMPSVTVQATLQVPLQLGDRVIGVLAVNNRRTGRVFSESDQSLLSALADYAAIAIENARLYQAVRSSEARYRTIFANASDMILMLDTDWRIVSSNQSGAQILNVTLDELIGQPLQRWCLPEEWPTIAQTLQRVAAGQQSLPFTVSFQRPSNEFAIVEMSAQRLEVDDQVMIACIGRDLTERRRLEQQLIQSDKLSALGQLVAGVAHELNNPLTSVSGYAQLLLRKRALDEDTRSDLEQIHQQADRAGRIVRNLLMFAREHKPERSVVQINDVVQRALALQVYQLRVDNITVQLELDPQLPKTVADPHQLQQVLLNLITNARQAMTERGGGTLTIRTALCDTTDGPHIEIVVADTGIGIPAQYLDKIFNPFFTTKPVGQGTGLGLAICYGIIKEHQGQIWAESREGVGTRIFIRLPLIETHDEVPEEPPPPELTESGPSQRVLVVDDEESVRRMLDRLLKELGHEVTTVGDVDTALNELALHPYDIVITDVRMPQKSGFELKDAISQTHPHLAERIIFISGDTLNSLKPQQKEQLQDRLLSKPFSILQLAELLRNLPPKRMINSSNHV is encoded by the coding sequence ATGGAAGAGATCCTTGTTATTGATGATAGTGAGCAAGTTGGCCGCATGTTGGCCAGTAGTGTTCTCCCCGAGTTGGGATACCGCGCCACGATCGCTCTGACCGGTAAGAGTGGTCTCGACCGGTTACGAGCACGCCAGCCCGATCTCATCTTACTCGATCTGCAATTGCCCGATATGAACGGGCTTGACTTCTTGCGTATCTTAACACAAGAAGGTATTGATGTCCCGGTTATTCTTATGACCGCGCACGGCTCCGAGATGATCGCCGTTGAGGCGTTTCGTCTCGGTGCCCGCAATTACTTGATCAAACCGTTTTCGGACGCCGAAGCCCGTGAGGTCATCGATCAGGCATTACGTGAGCGCCGGTTGCAACGTGAACGCGACCGGCTGCTGTCGCTTTTGCAACAACGTGTACAAGAATTGACCGTCTTGACCCGCGTCGGTAAATCGGTCACCACGTTGATGGATCAACGCCAGTTGTTAGATCGGATTGTTGAAGCGGCAGTCTATGTGACTCAAGCAGAGGAAGGCATCTTGTTTGAACGCGCCGCACAAGAGGATCGCTTACTCCTCCGGGCATGGCGTAATCTTGCGGTCCAACCACCTGATAATCTCCATCTGAACACTGCACTGGCCGGGCAAGTGGTACGCAGTGGTAAAGCGTTACGTCTGAGTAGCGCCGTTACCGGCGAGCCGATCACGATTATGCCATCCGTTACCGTCCAAGCGACATTACAGGTACCGTTGCAGCTCGGCGATCGAGTGATCGGCGTGTTGGCCGTCAATAACCGGCGCACCGGTCGAGTATTTAGCGAAAGTGATCAATCGCTCCTCTCTGCATTGGCCGATTACGCGGCTATCGCTATTGAAAACGCACGCCTTTATCAAGCAGTCCGCAGCAGTGAGGCTCGTTATCGTACCATCTTTGCCAACGCCTCCGATATGATACTGATGCTCGATACCGATTGGCGTATCGTGAGTAGTAATCAGAGCGGCGCCCAGATTCTGAATGTCACGCTCGATGAGTTGATCGGTCAGCCCTTGCAACGGTGGTGCCTGCCGGAAGAATGGCCAACTATCGCTCAAACTCTGCAACGGGTGGCTGCCGGTCAGCAATCGCTACCCTTTACCGTCTCATTTCAACGCCCCTCCAACGAATTCGCCATTGTCGAGATGAGTGCCCAACGCCTCGAAGTTGATGATCAGGTGATGATTGCGTGTATCGGTCGCGATCTCACCGAACGACGGCGTCTTGAACAACAATTGATCCAATCGGATAAACTTTCGGCGTTGGGTCAGTTGGTCGCCGGCGTAGCACATGAATTGAATAACCCCCTCACCAGTGTCTCCGGCTACGCCCAATTGTTGTTGCGTAAACGTGCCCTCGATGAAGATACCCGTAGCGATCTCGAACAAATCCATCAGCAGGCGGATCGGGCCGGTCGGATCGTGCGCAACCTGCTGATGTTTGCTCGCGAGCATAAACCCGAACGATCGGTTGTGCAAATTAACGATGTGGTCCAGCGTGCGTTGGCCTTGCAAGTCTATCAACTACGGGTCGATAATATTACCGTGCAACTCGAACTCGATCCGCAGTTGCCGAAGACGGTAGCCGATCCTCATCAGTTGCAACAGGTGCTCCTGAACCTGATTACGAATGCCCGCCAAGCGATGACCGAACGCGGTGGAGGTACTCTGACCATCCGCACGGCCCTCTGTGATACGACCGATGGTCCCCACATTGAGATTGTCGTCGCTGATACCGGCATCGGTATCCCGGCTCAATATCTCGATAAAATCTTTAATCCGTTTTTTACCACGAAACCGGTTGGTCAGGGTACCGGTTTAGGCCTCGCGATCTGCTACGGAATTATCAAAGAGCATCAAGGCCAGATCTGGGCTGAAAGCCGTGAAGGTGTAGGGACTCGGATCTTTATTCGCTTGCCACTGATCGAAACCCACGATGAGGTGCCAGAAGAACCACCACCACCGGAGCTGACCGAGAGCGGCCCGTCGCAGCGCGTACTGGTCGTTGATGATGAAGAGTCGGTCCGCCGGATGCTAGACCGTCTGCTCAAAGAACTCGGCCACGAGGTAACGACCGTCGGTGATGTCGATACGGCATTGAACGAATTAGCCCTTCATCCATATGATATCGTTATCACCGATGTCCGCATGCCGCAGAAGAGTGGTTTTGAACTCAAAGATGCGATTAGTCAGACCCATCCGCATCTTGCCGAGCGGATCATTTTTATCAGTGGCGATACACTCAATTCGCTCAAACCGCAGCAGAAAGAGCAATTGCAAGATCGGCTCCTGAGTAAGCCCTTTTCCATTCTCCAATTGGCCGAACTGTTGCGTAATCTCCCTCCCAAACGAATGATCAATTCATCCAACCACGTCTAA